From Streptomyces sp. NBC_00683, one genomic window encodes:
- a CDS encoding Cpe/LpqF family protein (Related to clavulanate biosynthesis protein Cpe, which has an isomerase-like N-terminal domain and a beta-lactamase-like C-terminal domain.), which produces MIDLPGSDGSVRPHAQAALDGDDTPLGRRSRWAVELLTAPGAPRDEDLSESFVPVFLARHPQGFAATLEQWRDMGPFTVVDYQPVAHKSWVTLEGPPGVRSTLSLTLDSTGLIRVLHLGPEVVTPPVSAWGDLARALEQPGVTWSALVTRVAGGVTETLYAKDADRPMPNGSSYKLYLMRALAKAVAAGTVRWDDEVTVSPALRSLPTGDMQELPDGSRVSVRETAYKMIAMSDNTAADLIQDLLGRDAVERAVRDAAHSDPSLLRPFLTSHEVFEIGWGTPELRAEWVGSGEAGRRRLLERIAGPMTVRGSDLGPAVHRLGLDWHMSAWDVARVLDALVEDGIRDASGIVDDILTAYPGVPIDSDRWPRAVFKGGSCPGVMMFCWLLEDTGGVRYTVVLQQCADDQKLIGDGQFLRGMGGRVIESGLLSGTSR; this is translated from the coding sequence ATGATCGATCTGCCCGGTTCCGACGGCTCCGTACGCCCCCATGCGCAGGCGGCGCTCGACGGGGACGACACCCCGCTCGGACGCCGCAGCCGCTGGGCGGTGGAGCTGCTCACCGCCCCTGGGGCGCCCCGGGACGAGGACCTGTCCGAGAGCTTCGTCCCGGTGTTCCTGGCGCGGCATCCGCAGGGCTTCGCCGCGACGCTCGAACAGTGGCGCGACATGGGCCCGTTCACGGTCGTCGACTATCAGCCCGTGGCCCACAAGTCGTGGGTGACCCTGGAAGGTCCGCCGGGGGTCCGCTCCACTCTGTCGCTGACGCTCGACTCCACGGGGCTGATCCGTGTCCTGCATCTGGGCCCGGAGGTGGTGACACCGCCGGTGTCCGCGTGGGGCGACCTGGCGCGGGCACTGGAGCAACCAGGGGTGACCTGGTCGGCGCTGGTGACCCGGGTGGCCGGCGGGGTGACCGAGACCCTGTACGCCAAGGACGCGGACCGGCCGATGCCCAACGGCTCCTCGTACAAGCTGTATCTGATGCGGGCACTGGCCAAGGCGGTGGCCGCCGGCACCGTGCGGTGGGACGACGAGGTGACGGTCTCCCCCGCCCTGCGCAGCCTGCCCACCGGTGACATGCAGGAGCTGCCGGACGGCTCCCGGGTGTCGGTGCGCGAGACGGCGTACAAGATGATCGCGATGAGCGACAACACCGCCGCCGACCTGATTCAGGACCTGCTGGGCCGGGACGCGGTGGAGCGGGCCGTGCGGGACGCCGCGCACAGCGATCCGTCGTTGCTGCGGCCGTTCCTGACGAGCCATGAGGTCTTCGAGATCGGCTGGGGCACACCGGAGCTGCGGGCCGAGTGGGTCGGCTCCGGCGAGGCGGGCCGCAGGCGACTGCTGGAGCGGATCGCCGGCCCGATGACCGTGCGCGGTTCCGATCTCGGGCCTGCCGTGCACCGGTTGGGGCTGGACTGGCACATGAGCGCCTGGGACGTGGCACGGGTCCTGGACGCACTGGTGGAGGACGGGATACGGGACGCGAGCGGGATCGTCGATGACATCCTGACGGCGTACCCAGGAGTCCCGATCGACTCGGACCGCTGGCCCCGCGCGGTGTTCAAGGGCGGTTCGTGCCCCGGGGTGATGATGTTCTGCTGGCTGCTGGAGGACACCGGCGGCGTCCGGTACACGGTCGTGCTCCAGCAGTGTGCCGACGACCAGAAGCTCATCGGCGACGGGCAGTTCCTGCGGGGCATGGGCGGCCGCGTCATCGAATCCGGCCTGCTCTCCGGTACCTCCCGGTGA
- a CDS encoding ferredoxin produces MSAGRLTVAVDTDACCAMGRCAATEPQVFDQDPDTGTVVLLVAEPQPELHETVRLCAELCPCTAITVTED; encoded by the coding sequence GTGAGCGCCGGTCGGCTGACCGTGGCCGTGGACACGGACGCCTGCTGTGCGATGGGCCGCTGCGCGGCGACGGAACCGCAGGTCTTCGACCAGGATCCGGACACCGGCACCGTGGTCCTGCTGGTGGCCGAGCCACAGCCCGAACTGCACGAGACGGTCCGGCTGTGCGCCGAACTCTGCCCCTGCACGGCCATCACAGTCACCGAGGACTGA
- a CDS encoding cytochrome P450, which yields MTQDAASPKVTAAPSYPMERVSPIDPPPPLALLRSGPAASRITMWDGSQVWLVTAHPHVRAVLADRRFTAVTSAPGFPMMTTTSVLVRDKPHTASFIRMDDPDHTRLRSMLTRDFLHGRAEAMRPVLREHLDGMLGELVGGERPVDLVRGLTIPVPSRVIALLFGVSDEQRELIENRAGILIDRGYRPEQVAAARDELDGLLRDVVEERMRMPEPGEDLLSRLVVDQVRKGRLTVEEMVPMCRLLLVAGHGTTTSQASLGLLSLVTDQGLAEALAKDPELLPKAVEELLRYHSIVQNGLARAALEDVELGDVTIRAGEGVVVSLSAGNRDESLFPDPDTLDPHRDARRHLAFGHGIHQCLGQWLAKVELEEMLAAVLRWMPGARLAVPFDELDFRHEVSSYGLGALPVTW from the coding sequence ATGACGCAGGACGCAGCATCCCCGAAGGTGACGGCCGCGCCGTCCTACCCGATGGAGCGCGTCTCCCCGATCGATCCGCCGCCTCCGCTCGCCCTCCTGAGGTCCGGCCCCGCCGCCAGCCGCATCACGATGTGGGACGGCAGCCAGGTGTGGCTGGTGACGGCCCATCCGCACGTCCGCGCGGTTCTCGCGGACCGCAGGTTCACCGCGGTGACCAGCGCCCCCGGCTTCCCGATGATGACCACCACGTCCGTCCTGGTGCGGGACAAGCCGCACACCGCTTCGTTCATCCGCATGGACGACCCCGACCACACGAGGCTGCGGTCCATGCTCACCCGTGACTTCCTGCACGGCAGGGCCGAGGCGATGCGGCCCGTGCTGCGGGAGCACCTGGACGGCATGCTCGGCGAACTGGTCGGGGGCGAGCGCCCGGTGGACCTGGTGCGCGGGCTGACGATCCCCGTCCCCTCCCGTGTGATCGCGCTGCTCTTCGGTGTCTCCGACGAGCAGCGCGAACTGATCGAGAACCGCGCCGGAATTCTCATAGACCGCGGGTACCGGCCGGAGCAGGTCGCCGCCGCCCGCGACGAGCTGGACGGCCTGCTGCGCGACGTGGTCGAGGAGCGCATGCGGATGCCCGAGCCGGGCGAGGACCTGCTGAGCCGGCTCGTCGTCGACCAGGTGCGCAAGGGCAGACTGACCGTCGAGGAGATGGTCCCGATGTGCCGGCTGCTGCTGGTCGCCGGGCACGGTACGACGACCAGCCAGGCGAGTCTCGGCCTGCTGAGCCTGGTCACCGACCAGGGCCTGGCCGAGGCGCTGGCCAAGGACCCCGAGCTGCTGCCGAAGGCGGTCGAGGAACTGCTGCGGTACCACTCCATCGTGCAGAACGGCCTCGCCCGCGCCGCGCTGGAGGACGTGGAACTCGGCGACGTGACGATCCGGGCGGGCGAGGGCGTGGTCGTGTCCCTGTCGGCCGGCAACCGCGACGAGTCGCTCTTCCCCGACCCCGACACCCTGGACCCGCACCGGGACGCCCGCCGCCACCTGGCCTTCGGCCACGGCATCCACCAGTGCCTCGGCCAGTGGCTGGCCAAGGTGGAGCTGGAGGAGATGCTGGCCGCCGTGCTGCGCTGGATGCCCGGCGCCCGGCTCGCCGTCCCGTTCGACGAACTGGACTTCAGGCACGAGGTGTCCAGTTACGGGCTCGGCGCGCTGCCGGTGACCTGGTGA
- a CDS encoding SDR family oxidoreductase: MSSSLQGQVALVTGASSGIGRATARALAAAGASVALAARRVDRLEALRGELEAEGAVVQVLDLDITDEQAVAAAVRSTVDTLGRLDILVNNAGLMLLGPVENADTTDWVRMMDTNVMGLMYMTHAALPELIRNQGTVVQISSIAARVVGRGSAVYNASKFAVNGFSEGLRQEVTERGVRVVVIEPGTVETELRDHITHAPSKAAIAERVAKIRQLQSEDIADAVLYAVTAPPHATVNEIFIRPTDQA; this comes from the coding sequence ATGAGTTCATCGCTACAGGGACAAGTCGCACTCGTCACAGGTGCCAGCTCGGGAATCGGCCGGGCCACCGCACGCGCCCTCGCCGCAGCCGGAGCCTCGGTCGCTCTCGCCGCCCGCCGCGTCGACCGCCTCGAAGCGCTGCGCGGCGAACTGGAGGCGGAAGGCGCCGTGGTCCAGGTGCTCGACCTGGACATCACCGACGAGCAGGCCGTGGCCGCCGCCGTACGCTCCACCGTCGACACGCTCGGCCGACTCGACATCCTGGTGAACAACGCCGGGCTGATGCTGCTGGGACCGGTGGAGAACGCCGACACCACCGACTGGGTCCGGATGATGGACACCAACGTCATGGGCCTGATGTACATGACGCACGCGGCCCTCCCGGAACTGATCAGGAACCAGGGCACAGTCGTCCAGATCTCGTCCATCGCCGCCCGCGTCGTCGGACGCGGCAGTGCCGTCTACAACGCCAGCAAGTTCGCCGTCAACGGCTTCAGCGAGGGGCTGCGCCAGGAGGTCACCGAGCGCGGAGTACGCGTGGTGGTCATCGAGCCGGGCACCGTGGAGACCGAACTGCGCGACCACATCACGCACGCCCCCTCCAAGGCGGCGATCGCCGAACGAGTGGCCAAAATACGACAGTTGCAGAGCGAGGACATAGCCGACGCGGTCCTGTACGCCGTCACCGCGCCCCCGCACGCCACCGTCAACGAGATCTTCATTCGCCCCACCGACCAGGCCTGA
- a CDS encoding LysR family transcriptional regulator has translation MPSAIHVPSVPDRLTRLPLSRSDLRLLDAIGQCGDLPEAARRAGLRAAAAQRRLDRLDQATGLGLTLRGARTARLSPDGARVLVAGRRFFRQVDQAVQTEIYGRGSEALNAPRILNIATAEPLMEDLVEDAADTLGILLSVSHDTPHQVLRQLAGYRVDAAHTWGLNALSDAVDRTVRTYEVLDDPLWVTLPLGHPLAGRDTVSLADLRDDNWVSEAGPQAEVLVSRVYQLAGLTPPARIQVTGASVARGMLRRGDAIGLGSPACPAVFAPSLVRRSLVERPRRAAGLLVDPTVVPGALAQQLAALLTARCLSRFTRHHGDMLGDPWWAEWLRGQRAGLERRTEAARSLQAPPALPDESIQVDVEDLHLLRAVSAHGSINRAATVLSISQSALTRRIHRLELRLGAGLLLRSSRGTDLTAPTRQFLARLAGFEAELHAVGLTGGAGEALPHAEPGGGTQRRTHRGGAVRAGRTAPERTAVRSAVAGRN, from the coding sequence GTGCCTTCTGCGATACACGTGCCCTCCGTTCCCGACCGGTTGACGCGGTTGCCCCTCTCGCGTTCGGATCTGCGGCTGCTGGACGCGATCGGGCAGTGCGGTGACCTCCCCGAAGCCGCCCGCAGGGCGGGGCTGAGAGCGGCAGCCGCCCAGCGCCGGCTCGACCGGCTGGACCAGGCCACCGGCCTGGGACTGACGCTGCGCGGCGCGCGTACCGCACGGCTGAGCCCGGACGGCGCCCGCGTGCTCGTAGCCGGCCGGCGGTTCTTCCGCCAGGTCGACCAGGCCGTACAGACCGAGATCTACGGGCGCGGCAGCGAGGCGCTGAACGCACCCCGCATCCTGAACATCGCCACCGCCGAACCGCTCATGGAGGACCTGGTCGAGGACGCGGCCGACACGCTGGGCATCCTCCTCTCCGTCAGCCACGACACACCGCACCAGGTGCTCCGCCAGCTCGCCGGGTACCGGGTGGACGCCGCGCACACCTGGGGCCTGAACGCCCTCTCCGACGCGGTCGACCGCACCGTGCGCACGTACGAAGTCCTGGACGACCCGCTCTGGGTGACGCTGCCCCTCGGACACCCGCTGGCGGGCCGTGACACGGTCTCCCTCGCCGATCTGCGGGACGACAACTGGGTGTCCGAGGCCGGGCCCCAGGCCGAGGTCCTGGTGAGCCGCGTCTACCAACTGGCGGGTCTCACCCCGCCCGCCCGCATCCAGGTCACCGGGGCGTCGGTGGCCCGGGGGATGCTGCGGCGCGGAGACGCCATCGGCCTCGGCTCCCCGGCCTGCCCCGCCGTGTTCGCCCCCTCGCTGGTCCGACGCTCGCTGGTCGAGCGGCCCCGGCGGGCCGCCGGACTCCTGGTCGATCCCACCGTCGTCCCCGGCGCCCTCGCCCAGCAGCTGGCCGCGCTGCTCACCGCCCGCTGCCTGAGCCGGTTCACCCGGCACCACGGGGACATGCTGGGCGATCCGTGGTGGGCCGAATGGCTACGCGGGCAGCGAGCGGGGCTGGAGCGGCGCACCGAAGCCGCACGCAGCCTCCAGGCCCCGCCGGCGCTGCCCGACGAGTCGATCCAGGTCGATGTGGAGGACCTCCATCTGCTGCGCGCGGTGTCCGCCCACGGCAGCATCAACCGTGCCGCGACCGTTCTGTCCATCAGCCAGTCGGCTCTCACCCGTCGTATCCACCGACTCGAACTCCGTCTGGGTGCAGGGCTGTTGCTACGCAGCTCGCGCGGCACGGACCTGACGGCGCCGACCCGGCAGTTCCTGGCACGGCTGGCCGGCTTCGAGGCCGAACTCCATGCGGTGGGCCTCACGGGCGGCGCGGGGGAGGCCCTGCCGCATGCGGAGCCGGGCGGCGGCACGCAGCGCCGCACGCACCGGGGCGGCGCGGTGCGTGCGGGACGGACCGCGCCCGAACGGACCGCGGTGCGGTCCGCAGTCGCCGGCCGGAACTGA
- a CDS encoding ABC transporter substrate-binding protein, with translation METEQSGTTGFDAAVDGVVAPTDTLGGTLRLVRTDDFDSLDPGNTYYAYTWNFLRLIGRTLVTFDTAPGKAGQRLVPDLAESLGEASDGGRTWTYRLRPGLRYEDGTPVVSADVKYAIARSNYGTDVLGVGPTYFRHLLGTDYGGPWREPEVDGPLTVETPDDRTLVLRLTEPFAGMDLLATMPSTTPVPRARDTGIGYRLGPVATGPYRVESYERGRLVVLERNPHWDPATDPVRRQRAERVEVHLGKDPHEVDLMLLAGEAHIDLAGFGVQPAVQERILADPALRANADNPLTGFTWIYCLSSRITPFDNVHCRRAVQFATDKAAMQAAYGGPVGGDIATTILPPTIDGYQPFDRYPVGEDGTGDLEAARAELALAGLPDGFRTKIAARKDRLKEYRAAEALSAGLARVGIEAEVLDFPSGDYFDRYGGSPSYLREHGIGIIMFGWGADFPDGYGFFQQIVDGRAIKERGNQNMGELDDPEINALLDRGAVSGDLEERAAIWHRIDRLTMDHAVIVPYLYPRSLLYRHPDARNVFVTGSFGMYDYVALGAR, from the coding sequence ATGGAGACCGAACAGTCGGGCACCACCGGCTTCGACGCCGCCGTCGACGGCGTGGTCGCCCCGACCGACACGCTGGGCGGAACCCTCCGCCTGGTGCGCACCGACGACTTCGACTCGCTCGACCCCGGCAACACGTACTACGCGTACACCTGGAACTTCTTGCGCCTGATCGGCCGGACACTGGTCACCTTCGACACCGCGCCCGGCAAGGCCGGCCAGCGACTGGTCCCCGACCTGGCCGAGTCGCTCGGTGAGGCCTCGGACGGCGGGCGGACCTGGACGTACCGGCTGCGTCCGGGCCTGCGTTACGAGGACGGCACCCCCGTCGTCTCGGCGGACGTCAAGTACGCGATCGCCAGGAGCAACTACGGTACGGACGTGCTGGGCGTCGGCCCCACCTACTTCCGTCACCTGCTGGGCACCGACTACGGCGGCCCCTGGCGCGAGCCCGAGGTGGACGGTCCGCTCACCGTCGAGACCCCCGACGACCGCACCCTGGTGCTGCGGCTGACCGAGCCCTTCGCCGGCATGGACCTCTTGGCCACCATGCCGAGCACCACTCCGGTCCCCAGGGCCCGGGACACCGGTATCGGCTACCGGCTCGGCCCCGTGGCGACCGGACCGTACCGTGTCGAGTCCTACGAGCGCGGCAGGCTCGTCGTCCTGGAGCGCAACCCCCACTGGGACCCGGCGACCGACCCCGTACGGCGGCAGCGGGCCGAGCGCGTCGAGGTGCACCTGGGCAAGGACCCGCACGAGGTGGACCTGATGCTGCTGGCCGGGGAGGCGCACATCGACCTCGCGGGATTCGGGGTGCAGCCCGCTGTCCAGGAACGCATCCTGGCCGACCCCGCGCTGCGGGCCAACGCCGACAACCCGCTGACCGGTTTCACCTGGATCTACTGCCTGTCCAGCCGGATCACCCCGTTCGACAACGTGCACTGCCGGCGCGCGGTGCAGTTCGCCACCGACAAGGCGGCCATGCAAGCGGCGTACGGAGGCCCCGTCGGCGGTGACATCGCCACCACGATCCTTCCGCCGACCATCGACGGCTACCAGCCCTTCGACCGCTACCCCGTCGGCGAGGACGGCACCGGGGACCTGGAGGCGGCCCGCGCCGAACTGGCCCTGGCCGGCCTGCCGGACGGCTTCCGCACGAAGATCGCGGCCCGCAAGGACCGCCTCAAGGAGTACCGGGCGGCCGAGGCGCTCTCGGCCGGGCTGGCCCGCGTCGGCATCGAGGCCGAGGTGCTGGACTTCCCGTCCGGCGACTACTTCGACCGCTACGGCGGCAGCCCCTCGTACCTGCGCGAGCACGGCATCGGAATCATCATGTTCGGGTGGGGGGCCGACTTCCCCGACGGATACGGCTTCTTCCAGCAGATCGTGGATGGGCGCGCGATCAAGGAGCGCGGCAACCAGAACATGGGTGAGCTGGACGACCCGGAGATCAACGCCCTGCTCGACCGGGGTGCCGTCAGCGGCGACCTGGAGGAGCGCGCGGCCATCTGGCACCGCATCGACCGGCTGACCATGGACCATGCCGTGATCGTGCCCTACCTCTATCCGCGCTCGTTGCTCTACCGCCACCCCGACGCGCGCAACGTGTTCGTCACGGGGTCCTTCGGGATGTACGACTACGTCGCGCTGGGCGCCCGCTGA
- a CDS encoding SGNH/GDSL hydrolase family protein, translating into MAKTPTPPPGAAQGWSQKDEADAAKPGPAELPEAVPAGDRAELLGSGYRTSDDLAWTTSGDATGFHVMVAAAEDGYHWRTAATLSEPGFDTDTWIGNACLTASGKRAAVTYAPRTFTNKPALMTRGAFTAIVDLTTGAVTKLPVQSSLSYFSPGCGTTEKAVFSQFSDDESERNETRLVGVDTASGKAAKPLKLPGQVTSAVPLADGYAAAQGARLVRVTTSGDVRVAARTAAVPFQLTAAADGSVVYIDRPGTDRSAKTKAVTERAEVRRAPASLFGAAAEATGTTRRLATGALADFDLSRAARTGTVYVTGKAEAAGTLPASVRMPSGVAKDAVLSTRGDAAVTTAWADGKDSRISPQEAASARTARTGMKFLDTGRSVTLDARPGTTVGSTAKTAEGLVTSPALTRGTAAAAPKLAAASPTNPVEDERYCSVPRGDVRKQAFQPTPRQVEWAVDQAVVGKLNTHVSRAANWKNTGMTAAYQPQSLFPLKTMAGDPNGTPDAADGYHIPAQVMLGVTAQESNMWQATRFAVPGVTANTLIGNYYGISHGADGETPDPWAVNWAASDCGYGIVQVTDGMRMAGHEKPGETALSVQKQEAVALDYTANIAAGVNILVDKWNQTYSAGMTVNDGGPEYIENWFFALWAYNSGFYPQSSAGSHGGHWGVGYTNNPANALWKANRTPFLENSGGGDDYSHAAHPQDWPYQEKVIGWAARPISAMFAPGDFQPGYRAAWWTDPLYRTSAKPPLGTFCDSSNNCDPSKIKEGDTDTNGACQLNNPADEFFLHCWWNKKAAWKNCESAATCGFALHRFDATYPEQPDGNAYPPRCSSGLPSGTYVIDDVASGVTPAGSAARSCGATTSPGTFGFTFSADGANYPGKIDTHQIGAGYGNHFWFSHTRNQATGDGARMRTTGTWTLTNGMTGWARVWVHLPDHGAHTRQATYTISGTNSTSPVRVHPQRVLENKWVSLGVFQFTSTPKIALSTHAADGNGSEDVAWDAVGFQPLSAKPKDMVVAMGDSYSSGEGASAAGGVDYYKETNYRDPSNPSTRDACHRSTKAWSRQATIPGRSASVGSLDDSRSAAMDYHLVACSGARTYNIASVGENGELPQLSKGYLDQNTTLVTISVGGNDARFAYIIQKCIFGGIGWPTLCQNQTFEDDDSHVDDAAYQGLDIGVAAERLAKERVRPAITDALKKIQAKAPNAKIVLMGYPPLLEGAGQCIPGIGTEEAPWLNSMASTLATEMQGAVDDAKTAGAKAWYSNPAQNFAGKAVCGDPEQVHGIVLDLVESDEPQIDWPILQLGASAQSFHPKVGGARLYADSLERTMGGMGL; encoded by the coding sequence ATGGCCAAGACCCCCACCCCACCCCCCGGAGCCGCCCAGGGGTGGTCCCAGAAGGACGAGGCCGACGCTGCCAAGCCTGGTCCCGCCGAGCTCCCCGAGGCCGTTCCGGCCGGCGACCGTGCGGAACTGCTCGGCTCCGGCTACCGCACCTCCGACGACCTGGCCTGGACGACTTCGGGTGACGCCACCGGCTTCCACGTCATGGTCGCCGCCGCCGAGGACGGCTACCACTGGCGGACCGCGGCGACGCTGTCCGAGCCAGGCTTCGACACCGACACCTGGATCGGCAACGCCTGCCTCACCGCCTCAGGCAAGCGCGCCGCCGTCACCTACGCGCCCCGCACCTTCACCAACAAGCCCGCGCTGATGACCCGCGGCGCCTTCACCGCGATCGTCGACCTGACGACCGGCGCGGTCACCAAGCTCCCCGTCCAGTCCAGCCTGAGCTACTTCTCACCCGGCTGCGGCACCACGGAGAAGGCCGTCTTCTCGCAGTTCTCCGACGACGAATCGGAACGCAACGAGACCCGTCTCGTCGGCGTGGACACCGCGAGCGGCAAGGCGGCGAAGCCGCTGAAGCTGCCCGGCCAGGTCACCTCCGCCGTCCCCCTCGCGGACGGCTACGCCGCCGCGCAGGGCGCCCGCCTGGTCCGCGTCACCACCTCCGGCGACGTACGCGTCGCCGCCCGTACGGCAGCGGTGCCCTTCCAGCTCACGGCTGCCGCGGACGGCTCGGTCGTCTACATCGACCGGCCCGGCACCGACCGGTCCGCGAAGACCAAGGCCGTCACCGAGCGCGCGGAGGTCCGGCGCGCCCCGGCCTCGCTCTTCGGCGCCGCCGCCGAGGCCACCGGAACCACCCGACGCCTGGCCACCGGCGCACTCGCCGACTTCGACCTGTCCCGCGCCGCCCGCACCGGCACGGTCTACGTCACCGGGAAGGCCGAGGCCGCCGGCACCCTGCCCGCGTCCGTGCGCATGCCCTCGGGTGTGGCCAAGGACGCGGTCCTGTCCACCCGGGGCGACGCCGCCGTCACCACCGCATGGGCCGACGGCAAGGACTCCAGGATCTCGCCGCAGGAAGCCGCCTCGGCGCGGACCGCACGGACCGGGATGAAGTTCCTGGACACCGGACGCAGCGTCACCCTGGACGCCAGGCCCGGCACGACGGTCGGCTCGACCGCGAAGACAGCGGAGGGCCTCGTCACCTCCCCGGCACTCACCCGCGGGACCGCGGCGGCGGCACCGAAGCTCGCGGCGGCCTCACCGACCAATCCCGTCGAGGACGAGCGCTACTGCTCGGTGCCGCGCGGAGACGTCCGCAAGCAGGCCTTCCAGCCCACCCCGCGGCAGGTCGAGTGGGCCGTGGACCAGGCCGTGGTCGGGAAGCTCAACACACACGTCTCCCGTGCCGCCAACTGGAAGAACACCGGGATGACGGCCGCCTACCAGCCGCAGTCCCTCTTCCCCCTCAAGACCATGGCGGGCGACCCCAACGGAACACCTGACGCGGCCGACGGATACCACATTCCCGCGCAGGTGATGCTGGGCGTGACCGCTCAGGAATCCAACATGTGGCAGGCCACCAGGTTCGCCGTACCGGGTGTCACGGCGAACACCCTGATCGGCAACTACTACGGCATCAGCCACGGTGCCGACGGGGAGACCCCTGATCCGTGGGCCGTCAACTGGGCCGCTTCCGACTGCGGTTACGGCATCGTCCAGGTGACCGACGGCATGCGCATGGCCGGGCACGAGAAGCCCGGTGAGACGGCGCTGTCCGTGCAGAAGCAGGAGGCCGTCGCCCTCGACTACACCGCCAACATCGCCGCGGGCGTCAACATCCTCGTGGACAAGTGGAACCAGACGTACAGCGCCGGGATGACCGTCAACGACGGCGGACCGGAGTACATCGAGAACTGGTTCTTCGCGCTCTGGGCGTACAACTCCGGCTTCTACCCCCAGTCCAGCGCCGGGTCGCACGGCGGCCACTGGGGCGTCGGCTACACCAACAACCCGGCCAACGCGCTGTGGAAGGCCAACCGCACCCCGTTCCTGGAGAATTCGGGCGGCGGGGACGACTACTCCCACGCCGCCCACCCGCAGGACTGGCCCTACCAGGAGAAGGTCATCGGCTGGGCCGCCCGCCCGATCTCGGCGATGTTCGCCCCGGGCGACTTCCAGCCCGGATACCGCGCAGCCTGGTGGACGGACCCGCTCTACCGCACCTCGGCCAAGCCGCCGCTCGGGACGTTCTGCGACTCCTCCAACAACTGCGACCCCAGCAAGATCAAGGAGGGCGACACCGACACCAACGGGGCGTGCCAGCTCAACAACCCGGCGGACGAGTTCTTCCTGCACTGCTGGTGGAACAAGAAGGCGGCCTGGAAGAACTGCGAGTCCGCGGCCACCTGCGGATTCGCCCTGCACCGCTTCGACGCCACCTATCCCGAACAGCCCGACGGCAACGCCTACCCGCCCCGGTGCTCCAGCGGGCTCCCCTCCGGTACGTATGTGATCGACGACGTGGCCTCGGGCGTCACCCCGGCCGGTTCGGCCGCGCGAAGTTGCGGGGCGACGACCTCACCCGGCACCTTCGGCTTCACCTTCTCGGCCGACGGCGCCAACTACCCGGGCAAGATCGACACCCATCAGATCGGGGCCGGCTACGGCAACCACTTCTGGTTCTCGCACACCAGGAATCAGGCGACCGGTGACGGCGCCCGGATGCGTACGACCGGCACCTGGACCCTGACCAACGGCATGACCGGCTGGGCCCGGGTCTGGGTGCACCTCCCCGACCACGGAGCCCACACCCGGCAGGCCACCTACACGATCTCCGGGACCAACAGCACCAGCCCGGTACGCGTGCACCCGCAGCGCGTCCTGGAGAACAAGTGGGTCTCCCTCGGGGTGTTCCAGTTCACCAGCACCCCGAAGATCGCCCTCTCCACGCACGCGGCCGACGGCAACGGGTCCGAGGACGTCGCATGGGACGCCGTCGGCTTCCAGCCGCTGTCGGCCAAGCCCAAGGACATGGTCGTCGCGATGGGCGACTCCTACTCCTCGGGCGAGGGCGCCTCGGCCGCGGGCGGCGTCGACTACTACAAGGAGACCAACTACCGGGACCCCAGCAACCCCTCGACCCGCGACGCCTGCCACCGCTCGACCAAGGCATGGTCCCGTCAGGCCACCATCCCGGGCCGTTCGGCATCCGTGGGATCCCTGGACGACAGCCGTTCCGCGGCCATGGACTACCACCTCGTCGCCTGCTCCGGCGCCCGCACGTACAACATCGCATCCGTCGGCGAGAACGGCGAACTGCCCCAGCTGTCCAAGGGCTACCTCGACCAGAACACCACGCTGGTGACGATCTCCGTCGGCGGCAACGACGCCCGGTTCGCCTACATCATCCAGAAGTGCATCTTCGGCGGCATCGGCTGGCCGACGCTGTGCCAGAACCAGACGTTCGAGGACGACGACTCCCACGTGGACGACGCGGCCTACCAGGGGCTGGACATCGGTGTGGCGGCCGAGCGCCTGGCCAAGGAACGGGTGCGTCCGGCCATCACCGACGCCCTGAAGAAGATCCAGGCGAAGGCACCCAACGCCAAGATCGTCCTGATGGGGTACCCGCCGCTGCTGGAGGGGGCGGGGCAGTGCATCCCCGGCATCGGCACCGAGGAGGCCCCCTGGCTGAACAGCATGGCCAGCACCCTCGCCACCGAGATGCAGGGCGCCGTGGACGACGCCAAGACCGCCGGAGCCAAGGCCTGGTACTCCAACCCCGCCCAGAACTTCGCGGGCAAGGCCGTCTGTGGCGACCCCGAACAGGTCCACGGCATCGTGCTGGACCTGGTGGAGAGCGACGAGCCGCAGATCGACTGGCCGATCCTGCAACTCGGAGCCTCCGCCCAGTCCTTCCATCCGAAGGTCGGAGGAGCCCGGCTGTACGCGGACTCCCTCGAGCGGACGATGGGGGGCATGGGTCTCTGA